From the genome of Ctenopharyngodon idella isolate HZGC_01 chromosome 23, HZGC01, whole genome shotgun sequence, one region includes:
- the LOC127505832 gene encoding glycogen debranching enzyme-like isoform X4: MFRGKQTRVLLLNDMERLERTLFRLEQGFELQFRLGPTLQGKSVHVHTDYPAPGKKFVGSSFRQLEWVNPSGREDDSDKYCKLDLEIAGSYQYYFGCGNEERTEGGYIVVDPVLRIGHERKILPLDCITVQTYLAKCLGPLDEWLDRLRVAKETGYNMIHFTPLQKLGLSRSCYSIADQLELNPDFSPPGKNYTWTDVGNLTEKLKKEWNMICITDVVYNHTAANSKWIRVHPECGYNLVNSPHLKPAWLLDRALWHFSCAVADGKYTDSGLPPLIGNEKRITILRGLLWMEVFTQLKLWEFLQVNVEKAVEQFRKVLQAGNKPLGPELEGKPKLKVIQDSQYRRLSNTVDMQLALEMFGRHTNGPKSIQECCDWFKKSLEELNVECYKEMHCHHEKAINCIVGTVCYERLATHGPQLGPVTRTNPLVTRYFTFPFEDMSMEQENQLMLNPNEGCHVLAHNGWVLGDDPLKNFAEAGSNVYLRRELVCWDDSVKLRYGDKPEDCPYLWAHMKKYTEITAKHFSGVRLDNCHSTPLHVAEAMLAAARAVRPNLYVIAELFTGSEQLDNLFVNRLGITSLVREAMSAGDSHEEGRLVYRFGGEPVGSFVQPNLRPLVPSVAHAMFLDVTHDNECPVQVRSAYDALPSSAIVSMACCATGSTRGYDELVPHQISVVKEERLYPKWNPDALPSSVGEVNLQTGIMAGKLALNRLHQELAEKGFTQVYVDQLDEDTVAVTRHCPSTHQSVVTVSRTAFKNPETHQYKEHLAPMYIPGKIDEVILEAGTVERNAESYVKDEMCINGLPNYTVVIREHVQLKDSEVVKQGDATTNGRNEFVEEILFEKLTPGSVIAFRVSLDPNSQKMVGYLRTQLSQFNRLYKSGSLTDSNVPGILKIALEFLMSKLTLAELNVLLFRCDAEEQEDGGGCYNIPSWTPLKYGGLQGFVSVLSEIRPKNDLGHPFCDNLRQGDWMINYVSTRLMNKGGALREVGKWFSAVFTYLKHIPRYLVPCYFDAIIVGAYATAVDAVFNQMSRFVQNGSTLVKQLALGSVQMCGVGCVPALPPLSPELEDVPVRLNSVTKQVEQCCVSLAAGLPHFSTGIFRCWGRDTFIALRGLMLLTGRYLEARNIILAFAGTMRHGLIPNLLGQGVAARYNCRDAVWWWLQCIQDYCNIVPNGTDILTCPVSRMYPTDDSEAQHLGTVDYDQPLYVVIQEAMQRHMQGIEFRERNAGPQIDRNMRDEGFNVEAKVNPKTGFVYGGNKFNCGTWMDKMGESNKAHNRGVPATPRDGSAVEIVGLSKSAVRWLMMMNESGNFPYSSVTIHRDGAEQSVSYKEWNQLIQENFERLFYVSDDPADPNEQHPDLVHKKCIYKDSYGASSPWCDYQLRPNFTIAMVVAPELFTVQRAWKALELVEKKLLGPLGMKTLDPDDLVYCGVYDNALDNDNYNCAKGFNYHQGPEWLWPVGYFLRAKLYFAKKMGQEKYNESVYLVKNVLSRLYTHLERSPWKGLPELTNENGQYCPFSCETQAWSIATVLEALYDL; encoded by the exons ATGTTCCGTGGCAAACAGACCCGTGTGCTTCTCCTGAATGACATGGAGAGACTGGAGCGCACTCTATTTCGCTTGGAGCAAG GCTTTGAGCTTCAGTTCCGCCTGGGTCCGACCCTGCAGGGCAAGAGTGTGCATGTCCACACTGACTACCCAGCACCGGGCAAGAAGTTCGTTGGATCCAGCTTCCGTCAGCTGGAGTGGGTGAACCCCAGTGGCAGAGAGGATGACTCAGACAAGTACTGCAAACTGGACCTGGAGATAGCAGGGTCTTATCAGTATTACTTTGGGTGTGG GAATGAGGAAAGAACCGAAGGTGGCTACATTGTGGTGGATCCAGTGTTGCGCATTGGCCATGAGAGGAAGATCCTGCCTCTGGATTGCATCACAGTTCAGACTTACCTGGCAAAATGTCTGGGCCCTCTGGATGAATGGCTAGACAGACTAAGAGTGGCCAAGGAAACTG gTTACAATATGATCCACTTCACGCCTCTGCAGAAACTAGGCTTATCACGGTCATGCTACTCCATAGCTGATCAGCTAGAGCTGAACCCCGATTTCTCCCCACCTGGAAAGAACTACACCTGGACGGATGTGGGCAACCTGACGGAGAAACTCAAGAAAGAGTGGAACATGATTTGCATCACAGATGTGGTGTACAACCACACAG CTGCCAACAGTAAGTGGATTCGAGTCCATCCAGAGTGTGGCTATAACCTGGTAAACTCTCCTCATCTGAAGCCGGCCTGGCTGCTGGATAGAGCCCTGTGGCATTTCAGCTGTGCCGTGGCTGATGGAAAATACACCGATAGCGGCCTTCCACCTCTTATTGGGAATGAGAAACGCATTACT ATCCTTCGAGGACTTCTGTGGATGGAAGTTTTCACCCAGCTGAAACTATGGGAGTTTCTGCAGGTGAACGTTGAGAAAGCCGTGGAGCAGTTTAGGAAGGTTCTTCAGGCTG GTAACAAACCTCTGGGCCCTGAGCTGGAGGGAAAGCCGAAATTAAAAGTCATCCAGGATTCACAGTACAGACGCCTCAGCAACACTGTAGACATGCAACTGGCCCTGGAGATGTTTGGCAGACACAC TAACGGTCCCAAATCCATCCAAGAGTGCTGTGATTGGTTTAAAAAGAGTCTTGAGGAACTGAATGTGGAATGCTATAAGGAAATGCATTGTCATCATGAGAAG GCTATAAACTGCATAGTGGGAACAGTTTGTTATGAAAGACTTGCCACCCACGGTCCTCAACTTGGACCTGTCACCCGGACAAACCCTTTGGTGACTAg ATATTTTACCTTCCCATTTGAGGACATGTCCATGGAGCAGGAAAACCAGCTGATGCTGAATCCAAATGAAGGATGTCATGTGCTCGCCCATAATGGATGGGTATTGGGTGATGACCCACTCAAAAACTTTGCAGAGGCAG GGTCTAATGTTTACCTCAGAAGAGAGCTTGTTTGCTGGGATGACAGCGTTAAACTTCGCTATGGCGACAAACCGGAAGACTGTCCGTACTTATGGGCTCACATGAAGAAGTACACGGAGATCACAGCCAAACATTTCTCTGGTGTGCGTCTGGATAACTGCCACTCCACACCCCTTCATGTGGCTGAG GCCATGTTAGCTGCAGCCAGAGCGGTCAGGCCCAATCTTTATGTGATAGCTGAACTCTTTACAGGAAGTGAACAGCTTGACAATTTGTTTGTTAATCGGCTGGGGATAACCAGTCTTGTTAGAG AGGCCATGAGTGCCGGGGACAGCCATGAGGAGGGTCGACTGGTGTATCGTTTCGGAGGGGAGCCTGTAGGGTCATTCGTACAGCCAAACCTCAGGCCTTTAGTGCCGTCTGTCGCTCATGCCATGTTTCTGGATGTTACCCATGACAACGAATGTCCCGTTCAG GTTCGTTCGGCGTATGATGCTTTACCCAGCTCTGCTATCGTCTCTATGGCTTGCTGTGCCACAGGCAGCACTAGAGGATACGATGAGCTCGTACCACACCAG ATTTCAGTAGTAAAGGAAGAGCGCCTGTACCCCAAATGGAATCCTGATGCACTGCCTTCTTCTGTTGGGGAGGTGAACCTCCAGACTGGTATAATGGCAGGAAAGCTGGCCCTCAACAGACTCCACCAAGAACTGGCAGAGAAGGGCTTCACCCAG GTTTACGTAGATCAGCTGGATGAAGACACCGTGGCTGTGACCAGGCATTGCCCCAGCACACATCAGTCTGTTGTAACTGTGTCTCGAACAGCCTTTAAAAACCCAGAAACACACCAATACAAAGAGCATCTGGCCCCTATGTACATCCCAG GTAAAATCGACGAGGTGATTTTAGAGGCAGGCACAGTGGAGAGGAATGCTGAGTCATATGTGAAAGACGAGATGTGCATTAATGGCTTGCCCAACTATACGGTAGTGATCCGTGAACATGTCCAG ttaaagGACAGTGAAGTTGTAAAACAGGGAGATGCCACCACAAATGGCCGCAATGAGTTTGTTGAGGagattttgtttgaaaagcTCACTCCCGGTAGTGTAATTGCTTTCAG GGTGAGTCTCGATCCAAACTCTCAGAAAATGGTCGGCTACTTGCGTACTCAACTCTCACAGTTCAACCGGCTGTATAAATCCGGCAGTCTGACTGACAGCAATGTTCCTGGCATCCTGAAAATAGCTCTAGAATT TTTAATGTCCAAACTGACTCTGGCCGAGCTGAACGTGTTACTATTCCGCTGTGATGCGGAGGAACAGGAAGATGGCGGTGGCTGCTACAATATACCATCCTGGACGCCGCTGAAGTATGGAGGCCTACAAG GTTTTGTGTCAGTGTTGTCTGAGATTCGTCCCAAAAATGACCTCGGACATCCGTTCTGTGACAATCTCAGGCAAGGTGATTGGATGATCAATTACGTGAGCACTCGCCTGATGAATAAAGGCGGAGCTCTGCGGGAG GTCGGAAAGTGGTTCAGCGCTGTATTTACATACCTCAAGCATATTCCACGCTACTTAGTGCCGTGTTATTTTGATGCCATTATTGTTGGGGCGTATGCCACAGCTGTAGATGCTGTTTTCAACCAAATGTCCAG ATTTGTTCAGAACGGGTCAACCCTGGTCAAGCAGCTGGCCCTGGGGTCAGTTCAGATGTGTGGGGTGGGTTGTGTCCCTGCCCTGCCGCCCCTCTCCCCTGAACTGGAGGATGTCCCGGTCCGACTCAACAGTGTAACCAAACAAGTGGAGCAGTGTTGCGTTTCACTTGCTGCAG GTCTGCCGCATTTCTCCACTGGAATCTTCCGCTGCTGGGGGCGAGACACATTCATAGCGCTGCGCGGTCTCATGCTTTTGACAGGGAGGTACCTGGAGGCCAG AAATATCATCTTGGCCTTTGCTGGCACAATGCGCCACGGTCTGATCCCTAATCTGCTGGGTCAGGGTGTCGCAGCCCGTTATAACTGCCGTGATGCAGTATGGTGGTGGCTTCAGTGTATCCAGGACTACTGTAACATTGTGCCCAATGGCACAGATATTCTAACATGCCCCGTGTCACGTATGTATCCCACTGATGATTCTGAGGCACAGCACCTGGGGACAGTG GATTATGACCAGCCATTATATGTGGTCATTCAAGAGGCTATGCAGCGTCATATGCAGGGAATAGAGTTCAGAGAGAGAAACGCAGGTCCTCAGATCGACCGCAACATGCGAGATGAAG GCTTTAACGTGGAGGCCAAAGTAAATCCCAAGACAGGCTTTGTTTATGGTGGAAATAAATTCAACTGTGGGACGTGGATGGATAAAATGGGAGAGAGCAATAAAGCCCATAATAGAGGTGTTCCAGCCACACCCAG GGATGGCTCTGCAGTGGAGATTGTAGGTCTTAGTAAGTCAGCGGTGCGCTGGCTGATGATGATGAATGAGAGTGGAAATTTTCCATACTCCTCTGTCACAATACACAGAGATG GAGCAGAACAGTCAGTGTCATATAAAGAGTGGAATCAGCTGATCCAAGAGAATTTTGAAAGGTTATTCTACGTGTCGGATGACCCAGCGGACCCAAATGAGCAACATCCTGACCTGGTCCACAAGAAATGCATTTACAAAGACAGTTATGGGGCCTCAAGTCCCTGGTGTGACTACCAGCTCAGGCCTAATTTCACCATTGCCATGGTGGTG GCACCAGAGTTGTTTACAGTGCAAAGAGCCTGGAAGGCTTTAGAGCTTGTTGAAAAGAAGCTCCTCGGTCCTCTGGGAATGAAAACACTGGACCCAGA TGATCTGGTGTATTGTGGCGTTTATGACAACGCTCTGGATAATGACAACTACAACTGTGCGAAAGGATTCAATTATCACCAAGGACCt GAATGGCTGTGGCCAGTTGGATACTTCTTAAGAGCCAAACTTTATTTCGCTAAGAAAATGGGCCAAGAGAAGTACAACGAAAGCGTGTACCTGGTGAAGAATGTTCTGTCTCGACTTTATACCCATTTAGAAAG ATCACCTTGGAAGGGTTTACCTGAGCTGACCAATGAAAACGGACAGTACTGTCCATTCAGTTGTGAAACACAGGCCTGGTCCATCGCCACTGTTCTGGAGGCCCTATATGATCTTTGA
- the LOC127505832 gene encoding glycogen debranching enzyme-like isoform X1 codes for MFRGKQTRVLLLNDMERLERTLFRLEQGFELQFRLGPTLQGKSVHVHTDYPAPGKKFVGSSFRQLEWVNPSGREDDSDKYCKLDLEIAGSYQYYFGCGNEERTEGGYIVVDPVLRIGHERKILPLDCITVQTYLAKCLGPLDEWLDRLRVAKETGYNMIHFTPLQKLGLSRSCYSIADQLELNPDFSPPGKNYTWTDVGNLTEKLKKEWNMICITDVVYNHTAANSKWIRVHPECGYNLVNSPHLKPAWLLDRALWHFSCAVADGKYTDSGLPPLIGNEKRITILRGLLWMEVFTQLKLWEFLQVNVEKAVEQFRKVLQAGNKPLGPELEGKPKLKVIQDSQYRRLSNTVDMQLALEMFGRHTNGPKSIQECCDWFKKSLEELNVECYKEMHCHHEKAINCIVGTVCYERLATHGPQLGPVTRTNPLVTRYFTFPFEDMSMEQENQLMLNPNEGCHVLAHNGWVLGDDPLKNFAEAGSNVYLRRELVCWDDSVKLRYGDKPEDCPYLWAHMKKYTEITAKHFSGVRLDNCHSTPLHVAEAMLAAARAVRPNLYVIAELFTGSEQLDNLFVNRLGITSLVREAMSAGDSHEEGRLVYRFGGEPVGSFVQPNLRPLVPSVAHAMFLDVTHDNECPVQVRSAYDALPSSAIVSMACCATGSTRGYDELVPHQISVVKEERLYPKWNPDALPSSVGEVNLQTGIMAGKLALNRLHQELAEKGFTQVYVDQLDEDTVAVTRHCPSTHQSVVTVSRTAFKNPETHQYKEHLAPMYIPGKIDEVILEAGTVERNAESYVKDEMCINGLPNYTVVIREHVQLKDSEVVKQGDATTNGRNEFVEEILFEKLTPGSVIAFRVSLDPNSQKMVGYLRTQLSQFNRLYKSGSLTDSNVPGILKIALEFLMSKLTLAELNVLLFRCDAEEQEDGGGCYNIPSWTPLKYGGLQGFVSVLSEIRPKNDLGHPFCDNLRQGDWMINYVSTRLMNKGGALREVGKWFSAVFTYLKHIPRYLVPCYFDAIIVGAYATAVDAVFNQMSRFVQNGSTLVKQLALGSVQMCGVGCVPALPPLSPELEDVPVRLNSVTKQVEQCCVSLAAGLPHFSTGIFRCWGRDTFIALRGLMLLTGRYLEARNIILAFAGTMRHGLIPNLLGQGVAARYNCRDAVWWWLQCIQDYCNIVPNGTDILTCPVSRMYPTDDSEAQHLGTVDYDQPLYVVIQEAMQRHMQGIEFRERNAGPQIDRNMRDEGFNVEAKVNPKTGFVYGGNKFNCGTWMDKMGESNKAHNRGVPATPRDGSAVEIVGLSKSAVRWLMMMNESGNFPYSSVTIHRDVCPGAEQSVSYKEWNQLIQENFERLFYVSDDPADPNEQHPDLVHKKCIYKDSYGASSPWCDYQLRPNFTIAMVVAPELFTVQRAWKALELVEKKLLGPLGMKTLDPDDLVYCGVYDNALDNDNYNCAKGFNYHQGPEWLWPVGYFLRAKLYFAKKMGQEKYNESVYLVKNVLSRLYTHLERSPWKGLPELTNENGQYCPFSCETQAWSIATVLEALYDL; via the exons ATGTTCCGTGGCAAACAGACCCGTGTGCTTCTCCTGAATGACATGGAGAGACTGGAGCGCACTCTATTTCGCTTGGAGCAAG GCTTTGAGCTTCAGTTCCGCCTGGGTCCGACCCTGCAGGGCAAGAGTGTGCATGTCCACACTGACTACCCAGCACCGGGCAAGAAGTTCGTTGGATCCAGCTTCCGTCAGCTGGAGTGGGTGAACCCCAGTGGCAGAGAGGATGACTCAGACAAGTACTGCAAACTGGACCTGGAGATAGCAGGGTCTTATCAGTATTACTTTGGGTGTGG GAATGAGGAAAGAACCGAAGGTGGCTACATTGTGGTGGATCCAGTGTTGCGCATTGGCCATGAGAGGAAGATCCTGCCTCTGGATTGCATCACAGTTCAGACTTACCTGGCAAAATGTCTGGGCCCTCTGGATGAATGGCTAGACAGACTAAGAGTGGCCAAGGAAACTG gTTACAATATGATCCACTTCACGCCTCTGCAGAAACTAGGCTTATCACGGTCATGCTACTCCATAGCTGATCAGCTAGAGCTGAACCCCGATTTCTCCCCACCTGGAAAGAACTACACCTGGACGGATGTGGGCAACCTGACGGAGAAACTCAAGAAAGAGTGGAACATGATTTGCATCACAGATGTGGTGTACAACCACACAG CTGCCAACAGTAAGTGGATTCGAGTCCATCCAGAGTGTGGCTATAACCTGGTAAACTCTCCTCATCTGAAGCCGGCCTGGCTGCTGGATAGAGCCCTGTGGCATTTCAGCTGTGCCGTGGCTGATGGAAAATACACCGATAGCGGCCTTCCACCTCTTATTGGGAATGAGAAACGCATTACT ATCCTTCGAGGACTTCTGTGGATGGAAGTTTTCACCCAGCTGAAACTATGGGAGTTTCTGCAGGTGAACGTTGAGAAAGCCGTGGAGCAGTTTAGGAAGGTTCTTCAGGCTG GTAACAAACCTCTGGGCCCTGAGCTGGAGGGAAAGCCGAAATTAAAAGTCATCCAGGATTCACAGTACAGACGCCTCAGCAACACTGTAGACATGCAACTGGCCCTGGAGATGTTTGGCAGACACAC TAACGGTCCCAAATCCATCCAAGAGTGCTGTGATTGGTTTAAAAAGAGTCTTGAGGAACTGAATGTGGAATGCTATAAGGAAATGCATTGTCATCATGAGAAG GCTATAAACTGCATAGTGGGAACAGTTTGTTATGAAAGACTTGCCACCCACGGTCCTCAACTTGGACCTGTCACCCGGACAAACCCTTTGGTGACTAg ATATTTTACCTTCCCATTTGAGGACATGTCCATGGAGCAGGAAAACCAGCTGATGCTGAATCCAAATGAAGGATGTCATGTGCTCGCCCATAATGGATGGGTATTGGGTGATGACCCACTCAAAAACTTTGCAGAGGCAG GGTCTAATGTTTACCTCAGAAGAGAGCTTGTTTGCTGGGATGACAGCGTTAAACTTCGCTATGGCGACAAACCGGAAGACTGTCCGTACTTATGGGCTCACATGAAGAAGTACACGGAGATCACAGCCAAACATTTCTCTGGTGTGCGTCTGGATAACTGCCACTCCACACCCCTTCATGTGGCTGAG GCCATGTTAGCTGCAGCCAGAGCGGTCAGGCCCAATCTTTATGTGATAGCTGAACTCTTTACAGGAAGTGAACAGCTTGACAATTTGTTTGTTAATCGGCTGGGGATAACCAGTCTTGTTAGAG AGGCCATGAGTGCCGGGGACAGCCATGAGGAGGGTCGACTGGTGTATCGTTTCGGAGGGGAGCCTGTAGGGTCATTCGTACAGCCAAACCTCAGGCCTTTAGTGCCGTCTGTCGCTCATGCCATGTTTCTGGATGTTACCCATGACAACGAATGTCCCGTTCAG GTTCGTTCGGCGTATGATGCTTTACCCAGCTCTGCTATCGTCTCTATGGCTTGCTGTGCCACAGGCAGCACTAGAGGATACGATGAGCTCGTACCACACCAG ATTTCAGTAGTAAAGGAAGAGCGCCTGTACCCCAAATGGAATCCTGATGCACTGCCTTCTTCTGTTGGGGAGGTGAACCTCCAGACTGGTATAATGGCAGGAAAGCTGGCCCTCAACAGACTCCACCAAGAACTGGCAGAGAAGGGCTTCACCCAG GTTTACGTAGATCAGCTGGATGAAGACACCGTGGCTGTGACCAGGCATTGCCCCAGCACACATCAGTCTGTTGTAACTGTGTCTCGAACAGCCTTTAAAAACCCAGAAACACACCAATACAAAGAGCATCTGGCCCCTATGTACATCCCAG GTAAAATCGACGAGGTGATTTTAGAGGCAGGCACAGTGGAGAGGAATGCTGAGTCATATGTGAAAGACGAGATGTGCATTAATGGCTTGCCCAACTATACGGTAGTGATCCGTGAACATGTCCAG ttaaagGACAGTGAAGTTGTAAAACAGGGAGATGCCACCACAAATGGCCGCAATGAGTTTGTTGAGGagattttgtttgaaaagcTCACTCCCGGTAGTGTAATTGCTTTCAG GGTGAGTCTCGATCCAAACTCTCAGAAAATGGTCGGCTACTTGCGTACTCAACTCTCACAGTTCAACCGGCTGTATAAATCCGGCAGTCTGACTGACAGCAATGTTCCTGGCATCCTGAAAATAGCTCTAGAATT TTTAATGTCCAAACTGACTCTGGCCGAGCTGAACGTGTTACTATTCCGCTGTGATGCGGAGGAACAGGAAGATGGCGGTGGCTGCTACAATATACCATCCTGGACGCCGCTGAAGTATGGAGGCCTACAAG GTTTTGTGTCAGTGTTGTCTGAGATTCGTCCCAAAAATGACCTCGGACATCCGTTCTGTGACAATCTCAGGCAAGGTGATTGGATGATCAATTACGTGAGCACTCGCCTGATGAATAAAGGCGGAGCTCTGCGGGAG GTCGGAAAGTGGTTCAGCGCTGTATTTACATACCTCAAGCATATTCCACGCTACTTAGTGCCGTGTTATTTTGATGCCATTATTGTTGGGGCGTATGCCACAGCTGTAGATGCTGTTTTCAACCAAATGTCCAG ATTTGTTCAGAACGGGTCAACCCTGGTCAAGCAGCTGGCCCTGGGGTCAGTTCAGATGTGTGGGGTGGGTTGTGTCCCTGCCCTGCCGCCCCTCTCCCCTGAACTGGAGGATGTCCCGGTCCGACTCAACAGTGTAACCAAACAAGTGGAGCAGTGTTGCGTTTCACTTGCTGCAG GTCTGCCGCATTTCTCCACTGGAATCTTCCGCTGCTGGGGGCGAGACACATTCATAGCGCTGCGCGGTCTCATGCTTTTGACAGGGAGGTACCTGGAGGCCAG AAATATCATCTTGGCCTTTGCTGGCACAATGCGCCACGGTCTGATCCCTAATCTGCTGGGTCAGGGTGTCGCAGCCCGTTATAACTGCCGTGATGCAGTATGGTGGTGGCTTCAGTGTATCCAGGACTACTGTAACATTGTGCCCAATGGCACAGATATTCTAACATGCCCCGTGTCACGTATGTATCCCACTGATGATTCTGAGGCACAGCACCTGGGGACAGTG GATTATGACCAGCCATTATATGTGGTCATTCAAGAGGCTATGCAGCGTCATATGCAGGGAATAGAGTTCAGAGAGAGAAACGCAGGTCCTCAGATCGACCGCAACATGCGAGATGAAG GCTTTAACGTGGAGGCCAAAGTAAATCCCAAGACAGGCTTTGTTTATGGTGGAAATAAATTCAACTGTGGGACGTGGATGGATAAAATGGGAGAGAGCAATAAAGCCCATAATAGAGGTGTTCCAGCCACACCCAG GGATGGCTCTGCAGTGGAGATTGTAGGTCTTAGTAAGTCAGCGGTGCGCTGGCTGATGATGATGAATGAGAGTGGAAATTTTCCATACTCCTCTGTCACAATACACAGAGAT GTTTGTCCAGGAGCAGAACAGTCAGTGTCATATAAAGAGTGGAATCAGCTGATCCAAGAGAATTTTGAAAGGTTATTCTACGTGTCGGATGACCCAGCGGACCCAAATGAGCAACATCCTGACCTGGTCCACAAGAAATGCATTTACAAAGACAGTTATGGGGCCTCAAGTCCCTGGTGTGACTACCAGCTCAGGCCTAATTTCACCATTGCCATGGTGGTG GCACCAGAGTTGTTTACAGTGCAAAGAGCCTGGAAGGCTTTAGAGCTTGTTGAAAAGAAGCTCCTCGGTCCTCTGGGAATGAAAACACTGGACCCAGA TGATCTGGTGTATTGTGGCGTTTATGACAACGCTCTGGATAATGACAACTACAACTGTGCGAAAGGATTCAATTATCACCAAGGACCt GAATGGCTGTGGCCAGTTGGATACTTCTTAAGAGCCAAACTTTATTTCGCTAAGAAAATGGGCCAAGAGAAGTACAACGAAAGCGTGTACCTGGTGAAGAATGTTCTGTCTCGACTTTATACCCATTTAGAAAG ATCACCTTGGAAGGGTTTACCTGAGCTGACCAATGAAAACGGACAGTACTGTCCATTCAGTTGTGAAACACAGGCCTGGTCCATCGCCACTGTTCTGGAGGCCCTATATGATCTTTGA